The following are from one region of the Myotis daubentonii chromosome 2, mMyoDau2.1, whole genome shotgun sequence genome:
- the MAGOHB gene encoding protein mago nashi homolog 2 isoform X3 produces the protein MIRKEAYVHKSVMEELKRIIDDSEITKEDDALWPPPDRVGRQELEIVIGDEHISFTTSKIGSLIDVNQSKDPEGLRVFYYLVQDLKCLVFSLIGLHFKIKPI, from the exons ATGATCAGAAAAGAG GCTTATGTACACAAGAGTGTAATGGAAGAACTGAAGAGAATTATTGATGACAGCGAAATTACAAAAGAAGATGATGCCTTGTGGCCTCCCCCTGACAGGGTTGGCCGACAG gaGCTTGAAATTGTAATTGGAGATGAGCACATTTCTTTTACTACATCAAAAATAGGTTCTCTTATTGATGTAAATCAGTCAAA GGATCCCGAAGGCCTTCGAGTATTTTACTATTTGGTACAGGACCTGAAATGTTTAGTTTTTAGTCTTATTGGATTACATTTCAAGATTAAACCTATCTGA
- the MAGOHB gene encoding protein mago nashi homolog 2 isoform X2: MTLEIGKLRYANNSNYKNDVMIRKEAYVHKSVMEELKRIIDDSEITKEDDALWPPPDRVGRQELEIVIGDEHISFTTSKIGSLIDVNQSKDPEGLRVFYYLVQDLKCLVFSLIGLHFKIKPI; this comes from the exons GAAAGCTTAGATATGCCAACAATAGCAATTACAAAAATGATGTCATGATCAGAAAAGAG GCTTATGTACACAAGAGTGTAATGGAAGAACTGAAGAGAATTATTGATGACAGCGAAATTACAAAAGAAGATGATGCCTTGTGGCCTCCCCCTGACAGGGTTGGCCGACAG gaGCTTGAAATTGTAATTGGAGATGAGCACATTTCTTTTACTACATCAAAAATAGGTTCTCTTATTGATGTAAATCAGTCAAA GGATCCCGAAGGCCTTCGAGTATTTTACTATTTGGTACAGGACCTGAAATGTTTAGTTTTTAGTCTTATTGGATTACATTTCAAGATTAAACCTATCTGA